A DNA window from Providencia huaxiensis contains the following coding sequences:
- a CDS encoding IS1 family transposase (programmed frameshift) yields the protein MATISVKCRFCGLTDPVKKHGTGNGGHPRYRCQACCRTFQLDYTYNACQPGIKEQVVELAMNNAGIRDTARALHISINAVVRTFKKLSPRNVTTLPLDNLQIQLICEVDEMWSFIGNKKSQRWLWYAWEPRLKRIIAHVFGSRSKKTLGKLLKLLSGFRIAFWCTDGYRAYKETLPSEKHILGKLYTQRIERENLTLRNRLKRLNRKTLGYSKSSGMHDKIIGTFIEREYYV from the exons ATGGCTACCATTTCAGTAAAATGCCGATTCTGTGGGTTAACCGACCCTGTTAAAAAACATGGCACCGGCAATGGAGGTCATCCCCGTTATCGCTGTCAGGCCTGTTGCCGCACTTTTCAACTCGATTATACCTACAACGCTTGTCAGCCCGGCATCAAAGAGCAAGTGGTTGAGCTTGCCATGAATAATGCGGGTATTCGTGACACCGCTAGGGCATTACATATCAGTATCAATGCCGTCGTCCGCACTT TTAAAAAACTCTCGCCACGGAATGTAACAACACTGCCCCTAGATAACCTACAAATTCAGCTCATTTGTGAGGTCGATGAGATGTGGTCATTTATCGGTAACAAAAAAAGTCAGCGTTGGTTGTGGTATGCATGGGAGCCTCGCTTAAAGCGGATTATCGCTCATGTATTTGGTTCCCGAAGCAAGAAAACACTGGGGAAATTGTTAAAACTGCTGTCTGGGTTCCGTATCGCTTTTTGGTGTACGGATGGTTACAGGGCGTACAAAGAGACACTCCCTAGCGAAAAACACATTTTAGGAAAGCTATATACACAGCGAATTGAGCGTGAAAATCTGACGTTGCGTAACCGATTGAAACGACTTAATCGCAAGACGTTAGGGTATTCAAAATCATCCGGCATGCATGACAAGATCATTGGGACTTTCATTGAGCGAGAGTATTACGTTTGA
- a CDS encoding response regulator has translation MKTVLIVDDHPVARLAVRILLEKDDMTIVGETADGHEAIQLAKTLSPDLIMIDIDIPSLNGIDVMQRLRKNNYTGGLLVLSAKDDDHYIRRCASVGASGFISKRNNLTELHVAIHAIRNGYGYFPLNLNKMDTSPNNHLNDKQKIAELSTKELQVLHLLAKGMKSINIAQQMRISDKTVSTYKRRLMLKLDLHNIAELYDFIQRNNLD, from the coding sequence ATGAAAACAGTACTGATAGTCGATGACCATCCAGTAGCACGGCTTGCTGTAAGAATACTATTAGAAAAAGATGACATGACCATTGTAGGGGAAACCGCTGATGGCCATGAAGCTATCCAACTTGCCAAAACACTCTCTCCCGACTTGATCATGATAGATATAGATATCCCATCACTTAATGGGATTGATGTCATGCAACGATTGCGTAAGAATAACTACACTGGAGGGCTTCTTGTGCTATCTGCAAAAGATGATGACCATTACATCCGCCGCTGTGCAAGTGTCGGTGCTAGTGGTTTCATTAGTAAACGCAATAACTTAACGGAATTACATGTCGCCATTCATGCGATTAGAAATGGATATGGCTACTTTCCACTTAATCTCAATAAAATGGATACCTCCCCGAATAATCATCTTAATGACAAACAAAAAATCGCCGAGCTCTCTACAAAAGAATTACAAGTCTTACATTTATTAGCTAAAGGGATGAAAAGCATTAACATTGCACAACAAATGCGTATCAGCGATAAAACTGTTAGCACTTATAAAAGACGACTAATGCTTAAATTAGATCTTCACAATATTGCAGAGCTATACGACTTTATTCAACGCAATAATTTGGATTAA
- a CDS encoding fimbrial protein produces the protein MKKIIATAIFAALCVGQVANAKDGTVKFVGDIVTAPCEVAQNSWDQTVQMSQVKTATFADAGAKSADKKFQISLLNCDVAQFKNVAVSFAGQTNGDDATLLALDGGQGSAENVGVAIYDGKGKKLALGTATADTALQVGSNTLYFSAAYVSTKKDVKAGSANATADFNLTYK, from the coding sequence ATGAAAAAGATTATTGCTACTGCTATTTTTGCTGCGCTTTGTGTTGGTCAAGTTGCGAATGCTAAAGATGGTACGGTTAAATTCGTTGGTGATATTGTAACTGCACCTTGTGAAGTGGCACAAAATTCTTGGGATCAAACCGTTCAGATGTCTCAAGTTAAAACAGCTACATTTGCAGATGCAGGCGCTAAATCAGCGGATAAAAAATTCCAAATTAGCCTACTAAATTGTGATGTGGCTCAGTTCAAAAATGTTGCAGTTTCATTTGCAGGTCAAACTAATGGTGATGATGCAACCCTTTTAGCACTTGATGGTGGCCAAGGTTCAGCAGAAAACGTAGGTGTTGCTATCTATGACGGTAAAGGTAAGAAACTGGCTTTAGGTACAGCAACAGCTGATACTGCATTACAAGTTGGTTCAAATACCCTTTATTTCTCAGCAGCTTATGTTTCTACTAAGAAAGATGTGAAAGCGGGTTCTGCTAATGCAACAGCAGATTTCAACCTGACATATAAATAA